One stretch of Punica granatum isolate Tunisia-2019 chromosome 5, ASM765513v2, whole genome shotgun sequence DNA includes these proteins:
- the LOC116208013 gene encoding superoxide dismutase [Cu-Zn] 1-like, with the protein MVKAVAVLGSSESVSGTVFFTQEGNGPTTVTGSVSGLRPGLHGFHVHALGDTTNGCMSTGPHFNPAGKEHGAPEDENRHAGDLGNVVAGDDGTATFSIIDNQIPLTGPNSIVGRAVVVHTDPDDLGKGGHELSKTTGNAGGRLACGIIGLQG; encoded by the exons ATGGTGAAGGCTGTTGCTGTTCTTGGCAGTAGCGAGAGCGTCAGCGGAACTGTCTTCTTCACACAGGAAGGAAATG GACCTACCACGGTGACTGGAAGTGTTTCTGGGCTCAGACCGGGGCTCCACGGTTTCCATGTCCATGCTCTCGGTGACACGACTAACGGTTGCATGTCAACCG GACCTCATTTTAATCCGGCTGGGAAGGAACATGGTGCCCCCGAGGATGAGAATCGCCATGCTGGTGATCTAGGGAACGTGGTTGCTGGTGATGATG GTACTGCCACTTTCTCGATCATCGACAATCAG ATTCCTCTCACTGGACCAAATTCAATTGTTGGAAGGGCTGTTGTTGTGCATACAGACCCTGATGATCTTGGCAAGG GTGGACACGAGCTTAGCAAAACAACCGGTAATGCTGGGGGCAGACTTGCCTGTG